The genome window TCACCAGTTTGCTAACTTGATAGAACTAAAGTGTAGCTGaaaaaagtaaatgttaaatttgtcaaatgtcaaatttgGAAAGTTTGCACAGGTGGTCAAATTACTGACAGATATGGCAGTGAGTGTGAAAATCGTGCTCAGGGCAACCCAAGGATATACTCCATGTTTAACATGATATACCCCAGCTGAGTTGTACTAAGATTCCTAACAAAACTCTTTCAGTAAAACTCTAAGAAGAGGGACAGCATCCAAGTCTGTCAAGTATGAAATTGCTAAAAGCCTCGGTGAATGATAAGTGTACAAAAAATTCAAATAGGTTTGCATGGTCGGTCTCTTTGAAGAATTACCTGCCCACCAAACTCATTACTTGACTAGGTGCCACAGAGTGTTAAGACATGTCAGTGTTGAGACATGTAAGTGTTTTACACAACTGATATGAGAGCAATGTGATGATTGTCAGTTCTTTTTTATTACATGGGACACTGttatgacaaaaaataaataaataaataataattctATGTGCATCACGGGTTACCTAGCTAGTCGAAAGATCATcatgaacacattaaaaaaatcttatgGCATTTAAAATAGCCATATGTTTATCATAATAATATATATGAGGGAATCCAGCTTTAATTCTTTTATTTGTGAACTCAGTAATTTCAAcatgttaaataaacaaaagattGTACACAGAGAGGTCGACATTGAAACCTATTCTTTGGGCGCATCCTACAATCTTAGGTACGTTTTTACAGTACGACTTAGAATGATATATCAGACCCACTGAATATTCAAAAACACTCTAAAACATACTTGAGTTGAATTTATTTACATAATTATTTATAACGAACCATGAAATGCCTAACTCAGTCAGGTATTTGATCACTTATACATATCTTTCATTGATGTGCACATCCTCGCCACAACATAAACTAGATGGCGGAACTGTCCTATTGGCAGACGTGATTGTCATTGCTTTTGATCAAAACTGTGACAACGTATGCTATAATGCACATTAACTACATAACAAATTACGTTTAGCTGTATATCCTTGCCATGAAATTcacataaaatagaaaaaaattaCACTGTTCATTCTGGTGTCTATTCAGTTATCTTTGTGgtcaataaaaacagtcaaTTTGATTTGAGACAATTGAAGATTTCAAATTCTCAGATAATATGTAAAGAATTTTCTACAGATGTTTAATCCATCTTAAAAATAATACTTACAAATCCCCATCGCCGTGCGATTCACTCAGATCCTTCGATTCATGACTCCATGGCAACTACGTGACAACCctttgaaatagaaaaaaaacagattcagagaggaaatgtgtcaACAGCACACCCTACTGGTAACATGTATGTCGCGGAAAAGTCAAAGAAGCTAGTCAGACTgcaaaaagcatttaaaagacCGGGCCAGTTAAAAACACATACCATTTTGTCTGAGTCCGATGATCTCCTTTCTTCTTTGACGCAATTTGTGAAACATCAAGGGAATCtctgcaaaatacaaaacatgataATTATCATTTTGTtgtagttacatttttttttattaatcgCAACGTACGTTGGCATAAAATCAGACATAAATAGGCTATTCATGTTTTAAGAtattttaaagattattttcaagAATGTTTCAAAGCTCATTAACATATTACAAAAATCATGAATACGTCGTTGCATATTAAGTCGGGAAAATGTTTCATCTCTGCGTGTCTTGGTGGCTCAAAATGCAACTAAATTTGTCTTCAACAATTACATCCCATTGAGAATAGCTTTGAGAGGCCATTTTGTTATGTGCAGGGTGGCACTAATCCTTTGGATTTAACAATATAGTTTAAGATACAAAAATACTTATGATAAAAGATAGTATATCATCTACTTTTTAATGTGTAGTACTTGCCTTCATACGTGGCTAAATCAACAACCTTGTCCATGAGACTGTGATAAAAAGATTAATTTaattctttatttaattttaatacaGTATTTTGACTTTCTTTAAATTCACATACTTGTAGTGAAGCTTTCtaacaaaaaaatctttctttaCATGTCTTAAAGGTGTAATGtaagatggaaaaacaaaattaatgtGCATATTTATATTACTTCTCTATTCAGTACCTCAAAGGGTTAAAAGCCAACACCCTATTTTGTATTTCGAAGTCTATCtaagctttaaaaacacatagaACCTTTATTTGACAAACAAATCAAGTATAGTTTAAGTACAGAGTCTACACTGGAAGAACTGTGTTCAATATTCACATTTAGAGCATTTTGCCAACTTGTCACAATTTatttaaactatttttaaaTACCAAGCATTAAGCATCTCACACATACTTATATCTCAGCATAACTAAATTCGTGCAGTCTATGGTAAGATACTATGAAAAATTATCgatttttaaatatgtttttgataTATAATTCGGTGAAAAACCTCAAAAAACAACtatactgaaaataaacaaaaatctgCTAAATCTTGTTTAGTTGATGTCAATCAGGCTCAATACAGCATTCAAAAAACGAAACAGTTGCTtaattttgctgcttttgtcgAGCAAATACACATAAGGGCATTTGCCCTTTCAAGGACAAAGCAAATTTTAAATGCGTAGGTTGAAATAACTCCTAACGGGTGGAGAACAAATGTGCTTGACCAAATATTAACTAAGTAACTCGAAACAGGGTTAGCAAACATGCAAATTCCATCaactaaaacacatttatttgcaATTTACACTGTCCGCATCGATATCTTTATTCGCTGACAACACACCATGGCCATTTTTACAACACTGCGTCTAACTGTCGTTCTTTCCACCATATTGCCATACACCCCTGACTCGTATTTTACAGCTATTAATGTTGGATTACTCATAAGTTCTTACCCATTTCCCAGGCCGCGTCTATCCCCCGTCATCTTCCCCGGCCAGTGTCGCGTTTTTGGGCGATTTTCGTCGTTTTGGAAGGTCTTTGGGCTGCATCGTcccgctcttcctcctctccgctCTCGCCGCCTCTcttctctgttgtgtgtcttcctctctgcctctgcctgagCTGATATCCTTCAGCGGCTCTGCCCACTTTCCTCTCAACGTAAGCCAAACTCCACTTCCTCTCCAGCCCCATCGAGCTAACGCTAGCAGCCCACTGAACCCGAAAACCGTACGAACACCATTTAGTCAAGCGAAACCCGTAACAGTACAGTTGGAAAGGTTTCTTTTAGGTTAGCGTTAATAAAACAAATTCTAAAATGCACAGTCACGTGAGCAGTTAACCAATCAAATCAAGCTACAATTTGACGTTAGTAGACGAAAACGGTTATTATAAGCAAGTAAGCTAACCTGTGTAACCTGATATGAAATGACCTAATTATATAtttcatacacacatatacatatagaaatatatatgtatgaaaTCTAGAATGTGTCACACTACTGTAAATATGGAAATAGGTCTACATGTTTgttaagacaaagaaaaaatattatttgCATTGCTGTCTGCTTCCATTTTCCCTCTCATCGGCCCATACAGGAACACTTATGTTGCCTTAGTTAACACTTGACACgctgaaaaacacaagtaaGATAGGTATACAGCATTTGCTGTGTAATAACCTCACTTCAGTCACACAGTCCAGTCCCTCTTTGAACCTTTTCTTGAGAGCCCTGGAAGGTAGTGTACTGTGTGTTCAGGGGAGTTAATAAATCATCAATAACATGTTTATTCCCTGGTTTATGTAGGCCTACAGCTTAGTTCAGACAGCACTCGGTTCCTGGTGTTGATGCAGGCTACCTGACTGTCACCATTTCACAGTGGTGAAAGAGTGACTGTGGCCATACACAACACAAgggattttttgttttgtttttataacacaaacatataaagaaaaataaaaatgcagaaagtgAGGCTTCATTGAGGCCACTCTGAATAACTGAACATGAACGCCATGTCAGATGCTTGACGGAAGCGTACCCAGCCTGCGGCAACATGGCAAACTATTTGGATTAACCATATTATTTGTAGTACCTGAGAAAGTCTGCACATATGAAACTTGAAGGCCGAGGGGGGCAAACTCCAAACTTTGGCTGTTCAGTCAGAGCAGCCTTTATTGGACAGTCTGAGGAGTCTGTGGTATGCACTCCACCCCCATCACTGACCAATGAGATGTTTGACATGACAGCGCATGCTCTGTGCAGTGGaagatttctttaaaaagatcCTCGGCCTAGCAACAGGAGAACCCTGCGAGTCTATTACAGACTTAGACACTGGAGGTGAAGTGCACACAGCCTTATAGCGACTGACTGGCTGGATGGGTGTTTGCCCACCAAATCTTTCAAAATCCCAAAAAGTGTATGTCTCTTGCGTTCATCTGTGTGTTGGCAAGTCACCTGAATGCTGCAACTAAAAACTATGTTTTAAGAGATTGAGAAttgtattttacagtgttttttggTGAATATCCTCTTTTAAAAACACCAATTTGATTTCAATTAAGGCAGTTTGTTAAATGCGTTGTGCAAATCTTTGCTACTGGTAACAAATGGTCATAAATGGTACATACAGACCACTGAGAGCATTTATATGGccttcatatttacagtagtATAGCAGTATAATACTATGACATATAAGCATGCTATGAACTCACACTAACCTTAAACAAGGACCAACATTTaacatgtctgtatgtctgcagccgtttgttttgtaaaaagaaGAGTACAGAACAGGGTGTGCTTAAGCACAGCACCAACAACATGCAGGATTTTGTTCATGGGTGTGTTGCACCAGATAAAAGCATTAACACCAAACCTCATGTTTCATTGCAAATAACCTTTGAGAGTTGACGTAAGTACAGGTAGGCTGTTCTTATGTTTGCTTTTCAATTAGCAAGACAAACATTGTGTGTATTTCCCTTGTGGCTCAACAAACAGAGGTTAGGTTAGGTtcaagcttaaaaaaaaacaccacagctgGAAGTATACTGTCTAAATTAAGGAGGTTGTTGTCTCAGAATGTGAAAACAACCCCCTTCAGCTTAAGAGTCATGTATCTTCTTGTGGCAACTGAATCATGCTTCCCAGAGGAATAATATTAATGAGTAATGAATGCAAAATCAAGATAAAGCTCATGCATGGGCACTTTACACTTTATGTCTGTCTATTATGTCTGGTTTTGTGTGCATGCTAGTGTCCCTCACTTTATAAGCTCATCTGAAAGCTAAACAGGCGTATTATAACTGACTTATTGTTATAGACACAAATGATCGGCTgccatgtttttttatgaactGAATGATGCTACAGCTCAAAGCAGTCTCTTCTGAATTGTGCCCTCTGCATTGAGGGAAAAAGCAGGCTCCGTTGTTATTTTGTGCTGCCATCTGGTGGGCTTTGATCAAATGAAAtagctctgcagcagagggcCCCTCACTCCCACCACTAGGTGTAGGGAAATAAGTGACATCAAACCAGACTAAACTCAACAggctgtctttctttgttttcagataAAGGGAGCCCCTACAGGTTTGCATACTGTAAGAAACTGGTCTGATGTATGAGTCTGATGTAAAGTAGATTTGACTGCAAGCCATCATGGGCATTTTTTTTAGTGGTAAATCTAAGCATTGGTCTGCTTTATCAGTATGCACACTGCAAACCCAAAGTCTAGTTTGCACATAGCTCATGTCTGacagtgtgtctgagtgagtgagacaaagacagagattGACTTTGTGTTGGCCTCATGTCTGTGGATTTGCTGGATGATTATCAGCGTCACTGAGCAACTGATTGCTAATCACGGCCTTTCTGGTCAAAGATTTTCTCTAGAATCTGTGGTCGTGACCGCCTCGTCTGCTGTCCCTGGCAAATTGTTTTTGCCATGTCCCATTggtaaacacacaaatgctgcaTTCGGGTGCTGTCGGCCATTTGTGCTTTTCGTCAACCCTCAAGATGTGCGGCGCATTTAGATGTTAGAATAATCTGTGGCTCCCAGGAATGttagatgtgatgtgatgtgatgatggagGTTAACAAGGTCAACATAGTGAAGGTAATGTagaaatgtgcttttatttgtttagaAGTCCAGTTAGTCTGCATAGCACCATTagtactattttttttttaacattttgtaatcggaaatgtttattttaatgaggaacataaacacatgcaacaGGTTTTCTCCTCTTGATTTTGCTGCACGTTGTGAAAAAGGGTTAACTGATATCTAAGAATACCAGACAGTCTTTTGCAAAACCAATGGCTGGAAAGGAATAATGCAGTGATATGCATGATATCCAGATATACTGAAGGCAAACTTATGTCCTCTTTGTTGTTGTAATGTGTGTAATGATATAtttgttgtttcacatttttttttattttttttgacaaaatcattattaataatacaaaaaacaagtaaacaaagaaattaaagaacTTTCTTCACGAGAATTATAATCCtgttacaataaaataatactaATGAATAACTGCATAAGTAAATTAATAACAGTAGTTTATTTCAATAGACAGGATAATGAAAAATACACAGTTAAacatgaattaataaataaagtaatttttaaaaattccAGACAGATTGAGGGATAAGACTCCCAATCTCAGTATATCCAAAATCATGGCTTTAGTCCTGTCATAATTCAATaagaattattttaatttcttaGAATTTATTCTTTAAAAGAGTCTTTAAACACGagctacaaaaagaaaaaaacaaaacaaaaaacttttgcTTGTCATTTCTTATAACTGATTCTCTCAGGATCCTTTTATCGTTGACAGCAGGTCTGTAGTTTATCGGAAATACGAGGGTGCCGTGAAGGCAGCGCGAGCCCACATAATGCTCCTCTTCAGCACTGGGAACAGCGGGCCAGCCTGCAGAGCCCTTCCGGAGGCGGATTATCCTCATCTCCACACGCAGTCCTAATGCAATCAGGAAGGGCTCGCTACAACTCACCTCCAGGAAAGCACGTTTTGGAAGCAAACCGCAAGTTACGACCTGGAAGCTCGTTATCAGGAGGAGCTGGCCGAGCGGAGAGATGGATGTTTGCGTCTCACATTGTCTTTATTGTGTAAATAGCAAAACCCGACACTGAATAATCCGATCGTGTAtaatgtgacagctgctgtcgCACTTCATCCAGTTTGGAGAAACTACTGAAAGAACAGCCCGCTTCTGCATCGTCTTATTCCAGCACGATGGCGACGTACAATCTGGCTTTAACTTTTATTATCGCGGTTCTTTGGCGGGTCAGTGGCGAACCACAAACTCTTGCTTCACCCGCGACGCAGTTAaattcaacatcatcatcatcatcatcatcatccatcatcagcGAAGATGAGCTGACACGCAACGTGACAGATGCCGCCGTGGGATCCCGGATCTCATCTCTAATGACGCATCTCCCAACTCtgaaaaacattgttattttcatCTGCGTGTTAACAGCTGCTCTCATCACATGCCTGGTCGTCAAAGTGGTCAGGTAGGCAGGTCCATACCACTGTTCCTCTGTAGCTGGAAGGCCCGGGATAACCAGCCTGTGCAGTGATGCAGTCACATTATGGTGTGTTTAAGTGTCCGTAGGGAATCGATTAGGAGCACCTGGTTAGTCTAAATGTGGCGGCGGAAGCCTTCAGGAAAGGTCTGGGCCTATTTCAGGCAACTGTAGTGTGGAGGCACTGAGTGAGCAACCCGCTTTatctcatgtgtgtgtgtctaaatcAATGAATTCTGAACACTTCTCATCACAGCTGCATCTTTGCATGTATCACAAAGAATTTATTTTAGGATTACTGTTCAGTAATGTTGTGCAGTTCAGAACAACTTTGCTGCAAACTCTGTCATTTAGTCAATGGCTCATTTTGTCTGAGaaatttcaggaagtgaaaacaaaaaagcagcaaataatcAAGGAATGTGATCAATGACTAATCAATTCTCACAATCGGTGGCATTTGGTCAATCAAATAATCCTTTTAGCAGCCAGGTTGAGCTTTAACATGGTTGTAAGAACACAAGTTTCCCCGGTTTAACCCTCTTCTCTTAGCCCAGTGGTGTGATTTCATGTCTGGCCTGGCTCATGTTCGCCACCGTGCTCTTTCCCGCAGGTCTGGGAGACGAATCAGGAAAACACGGAAATATGACATTATAACGACACCGGCGGAGCGTGTGGAGATGGCCCCTCTCAATGAGGAGAACGACGATGAGGATGACTCAACCCTCTTTGACGTCAAATACAggtttgttcttcttttttaaacaacCTGAGGGGCAAGAAGTTCATGTCATTCCAAAAAATAgggaaaacatttctttgtcttctgtttctACAGCCCGAATAAGAAAGTTGTACACATATCAGAGAAGTTTGGACTATTTTCCCTTTACAGCGGAGATACCGACCACTGGAAAGCATGATAAAGACATAATAATCTAGTCCATAATCCACACTTTGGCCCTTTATTTCTACAGAATGATATCTTTACATTATACATGTATGTCCGTTTTATTTCCTCCCAATCCGAATCTACTTATCTCACTGCCATTGTATTCATAAAACCTTTTAACCTTGATTTCCCTAAGTAAAGCCCTTTGTGACTCTGTTTTGACTCCTCAGCTTTGCAGCGAGGCACCGCAGTTTAAGTTGTGCTACTAAAGCATCTGCAGGAGTCTCTCACGAGCTGCGAGCTGCAGTACAAAACCACATGGACAAAACAGCTAATTCAAAGAACACACTGAAAACGTGTACTTGAACTGCTCGCTGTTCTTGAAGAAACGCACTATTTTAAGGAAACACTGTGTGAGTTCATGCGATGTTGACATTAGGTTTCACCCTTCCGTCCTTTCTATTGTTCTTTAACACACAACCACTTCCTCGAAGGAAGATATGATGTCCTGTTTACCTGACATTCTTCACTCCAGTCAGACAGGGCTCTGCTGGCGAGCATGTTTCCGCCTCAGTGTGTAGATAATAACGCCAGATAAAATTCTGTCAAGTAACTGTGAGCTCTcgcctttttctcttttttcttttgttttgcaggtgaATCCCGGCACGGACATCAATAATTGATCGCTCCCGTTTTGCCCGAGACAACTCAAGTGATTTTCTGTATGGTTGTGTTGCCAAGTCTGACTGAATCAGCAACTTCATACGCTGCCTGTGCATGGCTTTTATCTGTGTTTAAAGGACTGGCGCCGCATAGATATCATTGTTTGCTGCTTTAGTGACGCTTCCACCATGTGGCCCAAATAGGCTGCCCAGTTCTTTCCTATATTAAATCAGGATGCTTCATGTTGTGACCGCTCCTCTGAAGTCACTCAGTAACCAGGCTGTTAGTGACTCGGAGTTCAGTCGTTCACAACAACTTGTTTTGTTAACGTTTtctgacaggttttttttttcgtttacATTTGATTTTTACGCTTGAGCTGCAGTTTGCGGGGCTGAGGAGGTTATACTAAGAACCACTTTCTGCTTTGAAGCGATGGGCTGCTCATATTAAAATGCAGGATTAATCACTCTTCAGTTAATGCATAAAATGTTAACATGAAACAGATAATGTGCAGAAAATcttttattcaaatgtaaaatttgCACACTCTGAAGAATCTAATGATATACAGTAATGATATTTTAAGTAAACTTTCATACCAAATATATTTCTATCTACTTACCATTTTATCATGCGTATATACTGAAGGCTTTCTGTCCTTATGTACGGAATAAGcgtgtattttctttttacatttttttttaacaatgtgcTGTTTTAGACATTCCTATTTTGCTGCTATCTCAGCTGaagttttaagtttttaaaaatttgaTTGAAAGCTGTGAGGTCTTTATGGGATAAATCCATTAGCTATGAATGTGAACGCTGTGATCTGTTGTGATCAGGTGTGTTCGGTCATGTGACGATTGCATTTAATCAAGTAACTTGCTGGAAAAACAGGTTGACAGATAGCAGCAGTGTTGTTACAGTACTGAACATGTCAACATCGCCATACCACTGTGTCTAGTTGCTCAATTAAAAAAGACCCTCAAAGTGTGCTATCTCTTGTTTGAGACAGCATGTGAGCAGCTTATTCGGTGTTTTGTCCATTAATAGCTCACTGACTCTTGTAATGTCTAACTTGAAAAGGGCTGTTTTTCCCCCTGAAGAGTCGCTCCTCTGTGCCACACAGATTCTGCTCTCTCTTCAAATTGGTTGTAATATTTTGGAAGAATTGAGGAATTTTTCATAAACCAGTTAAATCATGTAAGCCGCTCTCATCTAATCTGATTTTCCCCGGGCCCTCAGTGTGTTAAATGTATTATTGTAGatgcagtagtagtagcagctTGCAGAGGTACAGCCCAGTACAAACTGCCAGCTGCTCGACCAAACTGTAACTCAGTATGTCTCCTTGAGTGAAGGCAACACTGGCTGTGACTGAGTTTAACATGGAGGTTTTACCTGATACTCCCAAAGTCCTCAAATGATTTGACCCATCAGAGAGCCATTAAACTACTATTAAAACAATGGAAACCGGTTTGTTAGATTTGCTGTAATTCAAATATATTTCACAGAAATTAACCAAAAGTCTGATTTAGagtaaatgaaatgaagctCTTCCTTGCACTCTAAATGTAATTAAACTAACAACAATGCAGAGGAGATTTAGATTAGGTTTCCGCAGCAGATGTGACTGTGGGTGACCTTCTGTTTTAATCCAAACTGCTATTTGATAGTGCGGCGTGGCCTACAGGTGCAGCCGATTCCAAATGACCTCCATCCCTCGCCGTcggaagaaaagaaaagaaacatcaGCGGGACATCTCGTACGACCCACTGGACATTTTCTTTCCAGGAGAAAGAATGTTGGGTGTTTTCCTTTGTTATTGACAGAAGActggatgtgttttttgtcactGATATACAAGCCGTACGCAGTATGTGTGAGGTTTTTGAATCATACATTGAATCACATGTGAATCTTTCAACCACACTTTTTGATGTAATGCTCTTCATCAGACCGTACGACCACTGTTCACGTCAGTATTGTGTCATGTTGGATTTTAGTCTTTCACTGTACGTGCAGGAAACTGCACATCCAGCTTTGTGCCTCTGCAGTTTGTCTCAGGCGAGTATGTCAGCCTGGCACCGTTATCCTCTTCCATCTTGGCAACgtcttttattttatctctCGCTGCGAAAGTGTGGAAAAAGCCTGCTCACGTAAAGACGCTAATTGTGGACTTTTATTAGAACTGAATCGTCAGCTGCAGAAAGTTCCTCTTGTAAAATGAATCAAAGTCATCGTGGTAGCTATTTGAAGACTAGTTAATCACCCCAATCCCACAATTAAGCCAAAAAAAGAAGTTCAATGTTCCGACTGTTTGAGGAGTTTATTGAAAACAAGTccctgcttgttttttttttttgacacagaGATGTTAGAGTGTGTGTACCCACGGCTGCTTCCTCACTTTCCATTTGTCTGAAAACActactgaaataaaacagcttcCTTTGAAGTGTTCATTTCCGTTTTCCACTCTggtcttttgtgtgtttaccGTCACAGAAAAGTACATTCATGTTGTCGCAactgcacattttcagtgtccTTGAGTCacattgaatattttaaatacaaaaaaattgaaatatACTCAAGTCGGATGTATCAAGGCAAGACAAAACATGCGAAAGCTAACATTTGTGGCCATTAAACAGAtgttaacatacagtatacatgaTAAAAAGTAAGGTAAAACTATACAGCACAATCCTGGCAgtttcacagcagagcagaagcTACATGTGTTTACAAAGTTTTTCTAAATTCCAGATTCTGGGTTAATAAACTTAACTGTGTTGGTCACAGAACGCTTCTATTTTTGCCGAGCTCAGACGAGCTTTCACAAATGAGCCTTTCATTGCTCCAGACTGCTGACGTCTCTGGTACAACTTTCATGTTTATTCTTAACCGAGCTGGCGGCGCAGGCCTACGTGCATCCCGTCAAAACAGCACTTTTTGGACAAATCACATGACTGGAAGCGCATGAGAGGCGACTTGTTCAGCTGCGGAGCTCCTCGAATATTTCAAACACTTCCCTTGGTTTTTATTAAAAGAGCTGTTTTGTTGCAGAAAAATATCCAATACCTTTGACCAAAATGCCCCTATTATCAAGACAactctaaataaaaactgaatgtttgCTGAGTCTTTTACTGAGATGGAGATTGAACGTACAAAAATATAATCCAAATTAGCATGAAAATGATGTATTGCTTTGACAAACCAGTCTGGTATTGGTCTTAAAATAAACAGATCTTGACTTTCTTCCCTGACATAACAAGGCTCCaa of Chelmon rostratus isolate fCheRos1 chromosome 6, fCheRos1.pri, whole genome shotgun sequence contains these proteins:
- the fam174b gene encoding membrane protein FAM174B yields the protein MATYNLALTFIIAVLWRVSGEPQTLASPATQLNSTSSSSSSSSIISEDELTRNVTDAAVGSRISSLMTHLPTLKNIVIFICVLTAALITCLVVKVVRSGRRIRKTRKYDIITTPAERVEMAPLNEENDDEDDSTLFDVKYR